The Triticum aestivum cultivar Chinese Spring chromosome 4B, IWGSC CS RefSeq v2.1, whole genome shotgun sequence sequence TTCCACATAGCAAGTAAATTGGGAAGGGAGGCAGTAATCCAGAAGTGAAGACCTGCCCTTTCACCAGAAACAGAATACCTCGGTGATGCAGACCTGACCTGCCATGAGGATGCTGGGGCTGTGAGAAGCATCATAGGAGATGGAGCTCGCTCCTGGAATCGCTGCCATGGACGGCGGAATGCTGACATGAATGAAAGAGGGTGAGGCGGACTGCAACATGCAATTTTACATGAGAACATGGGTGTCATGCATCCTGGATGTACTGGCATTAGTAATTGTTATGTACGAGTCATCTACACTAAACTTTGTACATACTTGAATGAAAATGACAGTAAAAATATCTGAACAAAGATGTTCACCTAAATGTACAGAACATTGTGGTGCAACATCGTTCATATCACATGGCATAGAAGCATTTTTTTTCAGAGCAAAGGCTCATTGGCAGCAACGTCACAACCTCTGAAGAAGAAAATGGACAGAGGGTATATAGATGAGATAACAATACATTGTTAATCTCCATATTAAAAAAATAAACTGACAAGTACAGATTGCCTAGCTTCAGAATCTTTGCGGTTTGTCTGGCGACACGACGATTATGCGTAAGTATTTTTTTTATCCAAAGCAGAACAGGAACAAGTCAAGATCTCAAAAAACATCACCAATAAAACCAATTTTTTATTTAGAAGAAGGTTTCTATTACAAAAAATGGAAACTTGGTAGATGGGGAAAGGAGCTAAAGAAAATGCACAAAACAGCCTTTTATTCTAAAGTTACACACTAAAGAGTAAACAAACATTGACTATCACTTTATGTTAATTAAAACCATACATCATATCAAACACAGTACATTGCcctttgcaaaaaaggaataaataaataagATATTGAACTACAATGGTCTGGTACCTCTAGGCTCATCCTTCTTGGCAAATGATGCAAAAGATTGAATGAAATCAGACACCTTCCCAAATGTTGTCTCGGATATGGACTGGTTCAGAACCTGCACAACATAAACAATGATTTTTAGAGCACAAAACACAAGCAAGCATGCCAACAAATCCATGAATATTAGTCCAAAATCAAGTGATGCGACGGCTATGTGTATAATTATGTATGATGAAAAAATGGAAAGATCCGAATGGCTTGTTTTGTTATCAGGCACTGGCCCTGCTACTGCTGATTGCTGGAATCAGTCAAGGACCAGTTGGCCAAGTCGCCAAAATAAATTCCAAGATGCCCAATCAACACAACAGAGAGGCTGAGCAAGCACACAGAGTAGTAGGCATGTTGTTTACTCACCAAGGCcttgctggtactcccatatttgTTCTGGATgtgcaaacaacaacaaaaaagtttAGAATCACAACACGAAAACACCGGCGGAGCGAAGATAAACAATCAGTACTTGTCGGAGTTTAATCTCTGGCTTACTCTGAGCGACAAATGGGTGATGTAGATGAGCATCAGCCAGGTGTTGTAGTGCGCCAGAGTACTGCCACGCCCGAAGAGGTGAAAAATGGAAACTTAACCTTTCATGGATCAGCTAATAGAAGCTACCATCTGATTATCCTAGAAACCTTTCATGGATCAGCTAATAGAAGCTACCATCTGATTATCCTAGAAACTAATCTGGGCAATCAATTGCTCTAAGATAACAAAAGATGCATCGTACAAATAGAACAGTACATCGGTAATAAACATTTACCAGAGCAAATATTAGTTAAGTTATTGATATTCCAGCATAATTTCGCACCATGAAATTATGCTTACGGTGGCTGGAAAGAAAGAAATAAGTACCAAATGAATGCATCAACAGAAAATTACCTGCTTCTTCGATGCTTGTAACTATTTCCATTGTACACCCACTCGGTAACAGCAACAGCCTGCCTCAGTTTCCCTTTGCCTCGAGCCCTTTGAGTATTTGTAATAGATTATCTTCATTATATATTAGGTCAGCTTGTTTCATCATTCTAGTAAGCCTCCAATCACCCAAACTAAGGTCCCCTTCACTGAGCCTGGTGGACAAACTTGTTTACTGAATTTTGGAAAACAGAACACTTAGAGTTCAAATGTGACTTGATAATTAAGTGTGAATCTCATATAAAAATTACATGTGTTTATCATTCTTTTCCCACCCCCAAGCTGATTCCTAAGCTCGTTCCTTCTTTTTCTCCCATTCAATCATTTAGTTTTCCGGGTATCATTGCTACGAGCATTAGCACTAAGTCCAGGTCTCGTTGGTCGGGGTCGGGTGGGCAACCTGAAATTAAATCGaatccgagagagagagagagaagagagatggGGAGGGCACCTTCTCCATGGCTGTAGCACCAGGGCCAGAGCACCTTATCCATGGCATCTCAACGGGAACCAGTGCTCTGGCCGTGCCGGATCTGAGCCTGATTCACGTCCCCACCTTCTGCCCGATCTGGTGCGGGAGGGGGGGCGGTGCAAGTCGCTGATGgtgaggagaaggagagaaggggTGGGAGCTTCAGCCTTTGGGGAGGGcgtgggaggtggcggcggtgtGGGGAGGTCGGCGGTGGAGGCCGCAGCGGCGGACGAGAGAAAGCGAGAGGAATCTGGGGATGGGGATAGGGGAGTGCGCCGCTGGCCAatcccttttttctgttttttccgcAACAAAACGAACCTGTCTCGTAGCGTTGCCGACGTGGACAGCACGAGAAGGCGCCTTGATGCGCAGCTGAATGGTTTTAATTAATAGCAAGGAGAACTTTAGAAGTACATTTGTAGTCGCGTAATTTATTACACATGTAAACGTTTACTGTagcgatttttttttatttttttataatttttttggaaaaagCTCATGAATTACAGAAAAGTTCATTTGTTTTAAAAAATAATCGATTTTGAAAAACAAACCACCAGGGCATATTGTTTTCAAATCCCATAAATATttttttgaatgctcaaattattTTAAAATATAAAAAAACCGGCCCATTTGGAGCTACTGAATAGCAGGCGCGAAAAAAATCTGAAAAGTTTTGCGGGGCCTCAGTTTTATTAGCTGTTGCAACTTGCCACCCGAACTAGTGAGTTCAACAGATAGATTCACGATGCGAAACATTATGTATCGAACTACTTTTGAACATTTGCAAATATTTTGCACCGAAGATTTTGTAATATccattgaacattttcttaatatacaatgaaaattttaaattatacacaatgaacatttttaaatatatgataaatatttttaaatacacATTAAATATTTGGGTAATATACCACTGAACAAAATTCAAAAACATAGGGAACAATTTATATTCATTGAGCAATTtctaatatacaatgaacattttataatgcatgatgaactttttttgtaatatatataggAAAATGATCCGAAGGAAATAgaaaaaataaatcagaaaaaagtaaaaagaaaagaatataaatataaataaaaaagaaaaatgaaaagaaagcAGAACcagtaaagaaaaacaaaaaaacaaataacGAACGAAAAATGGAAGCAACAAGGCGCAGCACGCGCTGCCGTGAACTGGGTCGGCCCATCCACAGGCACTGCGAGCATTTCCTCCCCAATCCCGGTCCACGTCAGCAATCCCTGTTTGGGAAATGATCCAAAGGTTCGATTTAGACCGGGATTGTAGAGTTCAGGGTGCAATCGACCGGCATTTTGACTTGGGGGTTCATTTCGCCGGACCTCTATAAGTtcaaggtttaaaatggactttttccacGGGTACGGTGGCTGATCAGTCAGCGAGTAGCTCATGCTCATGGTTGCTCGCTTCAGTGTTTGTTTGCTTGCCGGTGAAAACTAAAGAGAAAAAGAATAGAAGTTATTATAGCAAACTGAAAGGGCAAAAACCTTTGAGAGCGTGTTCTTCTCTAAGAGATGATTGTGTGTGGTCATTTCGATCTGGATGTGTGATATCATCAGGACATGTGACGTTCTACTAAAGAGCAGCTCTAGCAGACGCGCTATATCCTCCCTCCGCAAAATCGTTTTACGGTTAACCTTAAAACGATTTTGCGTGAAGTGATGCGCCACAGTGAAACATATCCCGCACAACTTTACTGCAAATTTAAAAACATAGATAAAACATACTCCCCCCTACAAAGTTCATCACACaacacattgaaattcatcatacATTGATAAACAGCAGATCTAACTGCACGAGCGGTGGCGTTTCAGTGCTTGACGCCAAGGAAGACCTCCTCCCCAACTTGCGGCAAGCATGGGCGAAGGCGTGCTCTTCCTTCGCCTCGGCAAGCCTCTTCTTCTCCCGCCTCGACAGCGCGCTCCTCGGTGCAGGTACAGTTCCTCGTGTAAGCAGTGGAAGTGGGCTTAAGGTGACCTCCCGCCGCTGCGGGAGACGCAACCGCTCTGCCGCACTTGCTCCGACCACCAAGCTTTGACCGGGGAGGAGGCCACCATGCCCGCGTGCGGATCCTGCCATTGCCCATTGGAAAAAAACTCTGTACCGGGTGGAATGCTCGCCGAAGTTAGAAAAGGGAGGCGACAGGGGAAAAGGAAGACATCGAGGGAAATGAAGCATGGGAACCCTAAATCGCGTCCCATCCGGTAGATATAGCGGCCGGGGGCAGTTTTGTGGTCTGCTCGTATCATTTTTACTGGCCGGaccaaatggttcaacatcaatCATTTGTAAGCCTTAGCTTTAGGACCGACATATACAGGAAGCGGCATTGTCTATTTTCCTACCATTGAATCACTTGGCTTCCTGCCTGCCTCTCTATCTAGCATGGTGTCTTTCTAGGGTCGTAACGTTTTTTACTTTTTTACTTGTAAAACTAGTTAGCCATAACAGATTGCGAAAGGTGCCGTCATCGACCTCATGTATTTGTCTCTGCTCCATGCTGGCACGCCCTCATCGGCACTGAAAGAAAATGTTGAATTATAGATGGGGTTTGGCCCATATAAGGCAATAATTCATGTTTAATCTCTAAAGGCACATGTAGGTGCATGGAAAGTGGTGAAAAGTTTAACACCATCTCACAAGTTAAGAAGAGTTGAGACCCCTTTT is a genomic window containing:
- the LOC123093624 gene encoding uncharacterized protein gives rise to the protein MLIYITHLSLRNKYGSTSKALVLNQSISETTFGKVSDFIQSFASFAKKDEPRAFRRPWQRFQERAPSPMMLLTAPASSWQVRSASPRYSVSGERAGLHFWITASLPNLLAMWKVVALWGTVSKREPLKWLDVEGNCTCFISLFFIFFWR